The Candidatus Rokuibacteriota bacterium genome contains the following window.
GATGAAGGCCGCCGCCGCCATGATCGGCGGCATGATCTGACCCCCGATGGAGGCCGTCGCCTCCACGGCGGCGGCGAAGGTGGCACCGTACCCCACGCGCTTCATCATGGGGATGGTGAAGACCCCGTCCATCAGCACGTTGGCCACGCCGCTCCCCGAGATCGTGCCGAGGAGCGCGCTCGAAAAGACCGAGACCTTGGCCGGCCCGCCCGTGAGGCGCCCGGCCAGGGCAGTGGCCAGCTTGACGAAGAAGTCGCCGATCCCGGTCATCGAGAGGAAGCCGGAGAAGATGATGAAGAGGATCAGGATCGAGCTCATGATGGCCATCGGAATCCCGTAGAGCCCTTCCTCCTTGCCGAACAGGCTCTCCACCATCGTCCGCCACGGGGTCGGCGGGCCGTAGAAGATCCAGAAGAACTTGTCGGCCTGCCAGGTCTGGAGGAGAAAGAAGACCGTCGTGAGCGTGAGCCCCCACCCGACGGTCCGCCGCGTCGCCTCGAGCACGACCAGGATCAAGAGGCTTCCGAGCAGGATGTCGGTGGTGGTCGCGGAGTAGGCCGGGTCCA
Protein-coding sequences here:
- a CDS encoding TRAP transporter large permease subunit; the encoded protein is MAETPPGVEPSAVDWLLRRGPSPQTALAFGIVLLSVSLSLFHFYSTYFGQAEAHTHRSTHLAFMLLLAFLFFPLGRKSFSDPLGLLFLVDLACMAVVLAAQVYTLLNIFHFVDPAYSATTTDILLGSLLILVVLEATRRTVGWGLTLTTVFFLLQTWQADKFFWIFYGPPTPWRTMVESLFGKEEGLYGIPMAIMSSILILFIIFSGFLSMTGIGDFFVKLATALAGRLTGGPAKVSVFSSALLGTISGSGVANVLMDGVFTIPMMKRVGYGATFAAAVEATASIGGQIMPPIMAAAAFI